A portion of the Pedobacter cryoconitis genome contains these proteins:
- a CDS encoding type I restriction endonuclease: MDFKDQITQLASRVEKMLPQIQTEEATKNALVMPFIQIMGYDVFNPFEVNPEYIADLGIKKGEKVDYAIIKDGDPTILIECKHHLENLDPHNSQLFRYFHTTKAKFGLLTNGLVYRFYTDLVEKNKMDSTPFFEFRITEIKEAELAELKKFHKSYFDVDNITNTASELKYLNELKTLLHREIADPSESFVTFFTKQIYPNMITAKVKEQFTPIIKRSFNQLISDAINERLKSALNQEKQIDAAESIKIEEGIIVEAASGIVTTEEEIEGFFIVKSILREVLEPKRITYRDALSYFAILLDDNNRKTICRLYLNTKKYLVVLDENKKEIKHEIQSIDDLYTFADTLKEVILKLELQKK, translated from the coding sequence ATGGACTTTAAAGATCAGATTACACAATTAGCATCCCGGGTAGAGAAGATGCTGCCTCAAATACAAACAGAAGAAGCTACGAAAAATGCTTTGGTGATGCCATTTATCCAAATTATGGGATATGATGTATTTAATCCTTTTGAGGTGAATCCTGAATACATTGCTGATTTGGGTATTAAAAAAGGAGAAAAAGTTGATTATGCCATTATAAAAGATGGTGATCCTACAATTCTGATAGAATGTAAACATCATTTGGAGAATCTGGATCCACATAATTCACAGTTATTCAGATATTTTCATACCACAAAAGCTAAGTTTGGTTTGCTGACCAATGGTTTAGTATATCGTTTTTATACCGATTTGGTAGAAAAAAATAAAATGGATAGCACTCCGTTTTTTGAATTCAGAATAACTGAAATTAAAGAAGCTGAGTTAGCTGAACTTAAAAAATTCCATAAATCTTATTTTGATGTAGATAATATCACAAATACGGCAAGTGAGCTTAAGTATTTAAATGAACTCAAGACTTTGCTTCATAGAGAAATTGCTGATCCGTCAGAGAGCTTCGTTACCTTTTTCACTAAACAGATCTATCCTAATATGATTACTGCAAAAGTGAAAGAACAATTTACCCCAATCATCAAGCGCTCGTTTAATCAATTGATAAGTGATGCAATTAATGAACGTCTTAAATCCGCACTTAATCAGGAGAAACAGATTGATGCTGCTGAATCTATCAAAATAGAAGAAGGAATAATAGTTGAGGCCGCTTCTGGAATCGTAACTACCGAAGAAGAAATAGAAGGGTTTTTTATAGTGAAATCTATCCTTAGAGAAGTATTAGAACCTAAAAGAATAACCTACAGAGACGCTCTTTCCTACTTTGCTATCCTTTTGGATGATAACAATAGAAAGACCATTTGCAGGCTTTATCTCAACACAAAAAAGTACCTGGTCGTGCTTGACGAAAACAAAAAAGAAATCAAGCATGAAATCCAATCAATTGATGACTTATATACTTTTGCTGATACCTTAAAAGAGGTGATCCTGAAACTGGAATTGCAGAAAAAATAG
- a CDS encoding GNAT family N-acetyltransferase: protein MKIISIRENPEYLKKAITYFQTCWSEVEPIIYEDCLTHCIGAEGSFPQWYLLEKEDEIIGCAGLIPNDFISRMDLYPWVCALYVDEKHRGKAYSKLLLDKAKEDTIQAGFDNLYLCTDHVGLYEKYGYQYIGMGYHPWEEESRIYGLKLK from the coding sequence ATGAAAATTATATCTATAAGGGAGAACCCTGAATATTTGAAAAAAGCGATTACCTACTTCCAAACCTGCTGGTCTGAAGTAGAGCCGATCATTTATGAAGATTGCTTAACGCATTGTATCGGTGCAGAGGGTTCATTTCCTCAATGGTATTTACTGGAAAAAGAAGATGAAATTATTGGCTGTGCAGGACTTATCCCTAATGATTTTATTAGTAGAATGGATTTATACCCTTGGGTGTGTGCTTTATATGTGGACGAAAAACACAGAGGAAAAGCCTATAGTAAATTACTCTTGGATAAAGCAAAAGAAGATACTATACAAGCAGGATTTGATAATTTATACTTGTGTACTGATCATGTTGGATTATATGAGAAATATGGTTATCAATATATAGGAATGGGATATCACCCATGGGAAGAGGAATCCAGAATTTATGGGTTAAAACTCAAATAG
- a CDS encoding tetratricopeptide repeat-containing sensor histidine kinase → MSIIQSGAGDYFGAQESLMLSLKFLDGEKEKDFACLSSDYNELGLNSINLKRYELALIYYDKALFYYNKGIKLSKNTGFNLTILNNKALAYQKAKKYAQALKIYNELIPEKSKNQEEYARVLSNIAKTKWLQNSGYNAAPDFLKALSIRETENDLWGLNASYSHLMEYYQQTQPDSALRYAGKMYQVAKKLNSPDDKIEALQKLIELVPPNQIKQYFATYRKLDDSLQTARNAAKNQFALVRYEAEKNKADNLILQKDNVEKNYQIIKQRILLAFTVLLILMGSVISSIWYKKRKQRLELEAQNTIRENKLKTSKKVHDVVANGLYRVMAEIENQDGLNKDHILDKLEVMYEKSRDISYEEPQLADQNFQEKISDLLQSFATETTKVVVYMGNTAELWTKVSGDVKYELEHVLQELMVNMSKHSEANNVAVRFEHTDNHINVYYADNGIGISEGTQFNNGLTNTGNRMNNIQGEIIFDIKAEKGLKIKISFPVS, encoded by the coding sequence ATGTCGATCATACAATCTGGTGCGGGTGACTATTTTGGTGCTCAGGAAAGTTTAATGCTGTCCTTGAAATTTTTAGATGGGGAAAAGGAAAAAGACTTTGCCTGTTTATCTTCAGATTATAATGAACTGGGATTGAACAGTATCAATTTGAAAAGATATGAGCTTGCATTAATCTATTATGATAAAGCATTATTTTATTATAATAAAGGCATAAAACTTTCAAAGAATACTGGATTTAATCTGACTATTCTAAATAATAAAGCATTGGCTTATCAAAAAGCGAAAAAGTATGCGCAGGCCCTTAAGATTTATAATGAACTTATCCCTGAAAAGAGTAAAAATCAGGAAGAGTATGCAAGAGTTTTATCAAATATTGCTAAAACAAAATGGCTTCAGAATTCCGGTTATAATGCAGCTCCTGATTTTCTTAAAGCGCTGAGTATCCGCGAAACAGAGAATGATCTCTGGGGGCTGAATGCCAGTTATTCCCATCTTATGGAATACTATCAGCAAACGCAACCAGATTCTGCGCTGCGCTATGCTGGTAAAATGTATCAGGTGGCGAAGAAATTAAATAGCCCTGATGATAAAATTGAAGCGCTGCAAAAACTAATAGAACTTGTGCCACCCAATCAAATAAAGCAGTATTTTGCAACCTATCGGAAACTGGACGATAGCTTACAGACTGCACGGAATGCTGCCAAAAATCAATTTGCACTTGTCCGATATGAGGCTGAGAAAAATAAAGCGGATAATTTAATTCTTCAGAAGGATAATGTGGAGAAAAATTACCAGATCATTAAACAAAGAATATTATTGGCTTTTACAGTTTTATTAATTCTTATGGGTTCTGTCATCAGCTCTATTTGGTATAAAAAAAGAAAACAAAGGCTGGAATTGGAAGCACAAAATACGATTCGTGAAAATAAATTGAAAACATCAAAAAAGGTTCATGATGTAGTTGCGAATGGATTGTATCGGGTAATGGCAGAGATTGAAAATCAAGATGGCTTAAACAAGGATCATATCCTGGATAAACTAGAAGTTATGTACGAAAAATCACGTGACATATCTTATGAAGAACCACAGCTTGCAGATCAGAATTTTCAGGAGAAAATATCTGACCTTTTGCAGTCCTTTGCTACTGAAACTACCAAGGTGGTCGTATACATGGGCAATACCGCAGAGCTATGGACAAAAGTTAGTGGAGATGTAAAATATGAGCTTGAGCATGTTCTTCAGGAGCTCATGGTAAATATGAGTAAACATAGTGAGGCAAATAATGTTGCTGTTAGATTTGAACACACCGATAATCATATAAACGTTTATTATGCTGATAATGGAATTGGAATTTCAGAAGGAACTCAATTTAATAATGGACTAACAAATACGGGAAACCGTATGAATAACATCCAGGGGGAAATTATCTTTGACATAAAAGCCGAAAAAGGATTGAAAATAAAAATTTCTTTTCCTGTTTCTTAA
- a CDS encoding aspartate kinase encodes MKILKFGGTSVGSPERMTKLLDIINPAEEQIVVLSAVSGTTNGLVEISGKLLKEDKQGALILISALNQKYNEFVIELLPEGDFREQGQEVVDYHFQFLTTLVNNIFTPVEEKVVLAQGELLSTTLYHIYLKSIGVPSVLLPALDFMKIDEDNEPDISFATANLMPLLEKHKGSKLFITQGFICRNSFGEVDNLRRGGSDYTASLIGAAILAEEVQIWTDIDGMHNNDPRIVKGTKPISHLSFDEAAELAYFGAKILHPQSVFPAQKYKIPVRLLNTMEPSAAGTLISAESEKGKIKSIAAKDGLIAIRVQSSRMLLAYGFLRRVFEIFERYKTPIDMITTSEVAVSLTIDFTDNLDKIVEELHAFGSVEIDREQTIVCVVGDFGASKHGFASRVLDAIKHIPIRMISYGGSNYNISLLINTGDKTEVLRSLHNRIFE; translated from the coding sequence ATGAAGATATTAAAGTTTGGCGGAACTTCTGTCGGAAGCCCCGAGCGGATGACGAAATTGCTGGATATTATCAATCCGGCTGAAGAGCAAATTGTAGTTTTATCAGCAGTGTCTGGTACAACCAATGGTTTAGTAGAAATTTCAGGCAAACTTTTAAAGGAAGATAAACAGGGGGCGTTAATTTTAATTAGCGCCCTAAATCAAAAATATAATGAATTTGTTATTGAGCTTCTTCCTGAGGGTGATTTCAGGGAGCAGGGTCAGGAAGTAGTGGATTACCATTTTCAATTCTTAACTACCCTGGTCAATAATATTTTCACCCCAGTTGAAGAGAAGGTAGTTTTAGCGCAAGGCGAATTACTGTCAACTACACTTTACCATATTTATTTGAAATCTATTGGCGTGCCTTCGGTATTATTACCTGCGCTTGATTTCATGAAGATTGATGAGGATAATGAACCTGATATTTCTTTTGCAACGGCAAATCTTATGCCTTTGCTAGAGAAACATAAAGGCAGTAAATTATTTATTACACAGGGTTTTATCTGTAGAAACAGCTTTGGTGAAGTAGATAATCTTCGCCGCGGTGGAAGTGATTATACAGCTTCTCTGATTGGTGCTGCTATTTTAGCGGAGGAAGTACAGATCTGGACTGATATTGATGGGATGCACAATAATGATCCAAGAATTGTGAAAGGTACGAAACCAATTTCTCATCTTTCTTTTGATGAGGCTGCGGAGCTTGCTTATTTCGGAGCTAAAATTCTTCATCCTCAGTCGGTATTCCCGGCACAAAAATACAAGATTCCAGTAAGATTATTAAATACGATGGAGCCTTCTGCTGCGGGAACATTGATTTCTGCGGAGAGTGAGAAGGGCAAAATCAAATCTATCGCTGCTAAGGATGGTTTGATTGCTATACGGGTCCAGTCTAGTCGCATGCTTTTGGCTTATGGTTTCTTAAGAAGAGTATTTGAGATTTTTGAGCGTTATAAGACGCCAATTGATATGATTACTACTTCGGAGGTTGCTGTTTCTTTAACGATTGATTTCACAGATAACCTGGATAAAATTGTAGAAGAGCTGCATGCTTTTGGTTCTGTAGAGATTGACAGAGAACAGACGATTGTTTGTGTAGTCGGTGATTTTGGTGCGAGCAAACATGGTTTTGCATCAAGAGTACTTGATGCTATCAAGCATATCCCAATCAGAATGATCTCTTATGGGGGAAGTAATTATAATATCTCTCTATTAATTAATACTGGAGATAAAACAGAGGTACTGAGAAGTTTACATAACCGTATTTTTGAATAA
- a CDS encoding PD40 domain-containing protein, protein MRSFKFLIPALSLFVVACNSNSNSNKVETPKVVDNKYSLAYQLEGKIVAANADTSKQISFGGATDPAISPDGNKLAYTVSDSLGGRSIWVADMVSKSQIQLNVRSKNYYRAVWSPSGGMVAFSIFNKKYLWKVGVIKTDNSGYVMLDSVSKLNVNAPTWKNENQLIAQDLQKLYTFDLMGKMVESVSITDLIGKDFSIASNHSFFYSKDGKKLVFNAGNKDILPGLTGPGEAVYVLDLASKQVKRISPEGMTVPSLFVTGNDKVIYSGMEKPFKVSKIYATDLSGSDIKVVVDKGNNPTAN, encoded by the coding sequence ATGAGATCGTTTAAATTTTTAATTCCAGCGCTATCGCTTTTCGTAGTGGCTTGTAATTCTAACAGTAATTCTAATAAGGTTGAAACACCAAAGGTTGTCGATAATAAATATTCACTGGCTTATCAGCTGGAGGGGAAAATTGTGGCGGCAAATGCAGATACGTCTAAACAGATTTCTTTTGGTGGGGCTACTGATCCGGCAATCTCCCCGGACGGAAATAAGTTAGCTTATACGGTGAGTGATAGTTTAGGGGGCAGGTCTATCTGGGTTGCGGATATGGTCAGCAAAAGCCAGATTCAGTTAAATGTGAGGAGTAAAAATTATTATCGGGCCGTGTGGTCTCCTTCGGGAGGTATGGTCGCTTTTAGTATTTTTAATAAAAAATATCTTTGGAAGGTAGGGGTAATTAAGACGGATAATTCTGGATATGTGATGTTAGATAGTGTGTCTAAGCTTAATGTTAATGCACCAACGTGGAAGAATGAGAATCAGCTTATAGCTCAGGATCTTCAAAAACTTTACACATTTGATTTGATGGGGAAAATGGTAGAATCGGTAAGTATCACGGATCTGATTGGAAAGGATTTTTCAATTGCCAGTAATCATAGTTTCTTTTATAGTAAGGATGGAAAGAAATTGGTTTTTAATGCAGGTAACAAGGATATTTTACCGGGTTTAACCGGGCCGGGTGAAGCTGTTTATGTACTGGACCTTGCTTCAAAACAGGTTAAACGAATTTCTCCGGAAGGTATGACTGTACCATCTCTTTTTGTTACTGGAAATGATAAGGTTATTTATAGTGGTATGGAGAAGCCGTTTAAGGTTTCTAAAATATATGCTACTGATTTATCAGGAAGTGATATCAAAGTTGTAGTAGATAAGGGGAATAATCCAACTGCTAATTAG
- a CDS encoding ion transporter — MAIRSNDILRKKLSTIIFESDTKAGKLFDLVLLWVILLSILSVFLESVASFRAQYLIYIRTVEWIFTLFFTLEYAVRIYSSAKPSKYIFSFYGLIDIIAFLPTYLSLFLAGAHYLVVIRAFRLLRVFRILKLSRFTSEGNILRNALKNSLYKITVFLASVVTLVTIIGTLMYIIEGDASGFTSIPVSIYWAIVTITTVGYGDISPQSPLGQLLASILMIIGYGIIAVPTGIVSVEMARATDEAKEKCPVCYAPVYPANARFCSRCGKELKELEKP, encoded by the coding sequence ATGGCTATTAGAAGTAACGACATCTTAAGAAAGAAGCTCTCTACCATTATCTTCGAATCAGATACCAAAGCGGGTAAATTATTTGATCTGGTTTTACTATGGGTAATTCTGTTAAGCATTTTGTCTGTTTTTCTGGAAAGTGTAGCTAGTTTCAGAGCTCAATACCTGATTTATATCCGTACTGTGGAATGGATTTTCACCCTATTCTTTACCTTGGAATATGCAGTTCGTATTTACAGCAGTGCTAAACCATCAAAGTATATCTTCAGCTTTTATGGCCTGATAGACATTATCGCCTTTTTACCAACTTATCTGAGTTTATTTCTTGCAGGAGCACATTATCTGGTTGTTATCCGGGCATTTAGATTGCTTAGAGTTTTCCGGATCTTAAAGCTGAGCCGTTTTACAAGTGAAGGTAATATATTAAGAAACGCGCTTAAAAACAGTTTATATAAAATCACCGTATTCCTGGCAAGTGTTGTTACACTGGTAACCATTATAGGTACACTCATGTATATTATAGAAGGGGACGCAAGTGGTTTCACAAGCATCCCTGTTTCTATATACTGGGCAATAGTTACGATTACGACTGTTGGCTATGGAGACATCTCTCCACAAAGCCCTTTGGGCCAGCTCCTGGCAAGTATACTGATGATTATCGGTTATGGCATTATTGCTGTCCCTACCGGTATTGTATCTGTAGAAATGGCAAGGGCTACAGATGAAGCCAAGGAGAAATGTCCGGTATGCTATGCTCCTGTTTATCCGGCAAATGCAAGATTTTGTTCCAGATGCGGAAAAGAATTAAAAGAACTTGAAAAGCCTTAA
- the yidD gene encoding membrane protein insertion efficiency factor YidD, which yields MEILLILVIRFYWYVFPESKRRKCIFRTSCSQHVYHTAKKEGFRKGLKALRYRFQNCRNGFHIFENPIDGRKSMILQNGQVLTEEEISERFIKRAYQNVLTTPKF from the coding sequence ATGGAAATTCTACTTATTCTGGTCATTAGATTTTATTGGTACGTTTTTCCTGAAAGCAAAAGACGCAAATGTATATTCAGAACAAGCTGTTCTCAGCATGTATATCATACCGCAAAAAAAGAAGGTTTTCGTAAAGGCTTAAAGGCACTTCGGTACAGATTTCAAAACTGTAGAAATGGCTTTCACATCTTTGAAAACCCAATTGATGGCCGCAAATCCATGATTCTGCAAAATGGTCAGGTACTTACAGAAGAGGAGATTTCAGAAAGGTTTATCAAAAGAGCTTATCAAAACGTACTCACAACACCAAAATTTTAA
- the lysA gene encoding diaminopimelate decarboxylase, with translation MFSNKDIAQFADLETPFYYYDLSLLQRSLSACVEAAKVYDFHVHYAMKANFNDTLLKKIKEAGLGADCVSGNEVKKAIEVGFDKKKVVFAGVGKSDKEINGALDLDIFCFNVESVQELAVINELAEKRGKVAKVAIRINPNVDAHTHHNITTGLDENKFGVNSWDLPDCAEVLKVSANLEFIGIHFHIGSQITNLDVFKNLCVRINEFAKWFEERGFPVKVLNVGGGLGIDYQNPEQQIPDFAAYFKIFNDFLEKRPNQEVHFELGRAIVGQCSSLISRVLYVKNGKSKNFIILDAGMTELMRPALYQAYHQIENLSKQDGEASVKYDVVGPICESTDCFGKEVLLQETVRGDLIGIRSTGAYGEVMSSHYNLRENVRVAFSER, from the coding sequence ATGTTTTCGAACAAAGATATAGCACAGTTTGCAGATTTAGAAACACCTTTTTATTATTATGACCTGAGTTTATTGCAGCGCAGCTTAAGTGCTTGTGTTGAAGCGGCTAAGGTATATGATTTTCACGTGCATTATGCAATGAAAGCGAATTTTAATGATACGCTGCTGAAAAAAATTAAAGAGGCCGGTTTGGGCGCTGATTGTGTAAGTGGCAATGAGGTGAAGAAGGCTATTGAAGTAGGTTTTGATAAAAAAAAGGTCGTATTTGCTGGTGTAGGTAAGTCGGACAAGGAAATCAATGGTGCACTGGATCTGGATATTTTCTGCTTTAATGTGGAGTCTGTTCAGGAGTTAGCGGTGATCAATGAACTTGCTGAGAAAAGGGGTAAAGTGGCTAAGGTTGCGATCCGTATTAATCCTAATGTCGATGCACATACGCATCATAATATTACAACCGGACTGGATGAGAATAAGTTCGGTGTAAATTCATGGGATCTTCCTGATTGTGCGGAAGTTTTAAAGGTTTCTGCAAATTTAGAATTCATAGGGATACATTTCCATATTGGTTCACAGATCACGAATTTGGATGTTTTTAAGAATCTTTGTGTAAGGATCAATGAGTTTGCGAAATGGTTCGAGGAGCGTGGGTTTCCAGTAAAGGTGTTAAATGTTGGTGGTGGATTGGGTATTGACTATCAGAATCCTGAGCAGCAGATTCCTGATTTTGCAGCTTATTTTAAGATATTTAATGACTTTTTAGAGAAGAGGCCTAATCAGGAGGTTCATTTTGAGCTGGGAAGAGCGATTGTTGGGCAGTGTTCTTCGTTGATTAGCAGAGTGCTTTATGTGAAGAATGGGAAGAGCAAGAATTTCATAATTCTGGATGCTGGGATGACGGAGTTAATGAGACCGGCTCTTTATCAGGCTTATCACCAGATCGAGAATTTGAGTAAGCAGGATGGGGAAGCGAGTGTGAAGTATGATGTGGTGGGCCCGATTTGCGAGAGTACGGATTGTTTTGGGAAAGAGGTTTTGTTACAGGAGACGGTGAGGGGTGATTTAATAGGGATCAGGAGTACTGGGGCTTATGGTGAGGTGATGAGTTCACATTATAATCTGAGGGAAAATGTAAGGGTGGCTTTTAGTGAAAGATAG
- a CDS encoding dihydroneopterin aldolase: MYLQTVALNDVKCFALHGFYPEEQLTGTEFLVSVEVTFIPSGDTEDLQRTVNYEVLNTIILEEMRNTKKMLESVVKLILDRTISSFPFVLTAVAGIKKMHPPMPGEIDHSFVQLSYTSEKKH, translated from the coding sequence ATGTACTTACAAACTGTTGCTTTAAATGATGTCAAATGTTTTGCGCTGCATGGGTTCTATCCGGAAGAGCAACTTACAGGAACCGAATTTCTGGTGAGTGTTGAGGTCACTTTTATCCCTTCGGGCGATACGGAAGACTTACAGCGGACCGTTAATTATGAAGTGCTGAATACGATTATTCTGGAAGAAATGAGAAATACTAAAAAGATGCTGGAATCTGTAGTTAAGCTTATTCTGGACAGGACAATTTCTTCTTTTCCTTTTGTTCTGACTGCAGTTGCCGGAATAAAAAAGATGCACCCACCTATGCCAGGAGAGATTGACCATTCTTTTGTTCAATTGTCTTATACTTCGGAAAAGAAACACTAA
- a CDS encoding SRPBCC domain-containing protein, protein MKTFKKYYYLPAPPEEVYLAMTKAQSIQLWTGAEVEFTDQPDTEFSLWEGDIIGKNLEFEYGKKIVQQWYFGEDNEPSIVTIKFHADKKGTSLEFVQTNIPDEDYEDFTAGLNEYYIGGLQDFFEEE, encoded by the coding sequence ATGAAGACTTTTAAAAAATACTACTATCTTCCTGCTCCGCCTGAAGAGGTTTATCTGGCAATGACCAAAGCACAAAGTATACAGTTATGGACTGGTGCTGAAGTTGAGTTTACGGATCAGCCGGATACAGAGTTCTCTTTATGGGAAGGAGATATCATTGGAAAGAACCTGGAGTTCGAGTATGGTAAAAAAATTGTACAACAATGGTACTTTGGTGAAGATAATGAGCCTTCAATCGTGACGATTAAGTTCCATGCAGATAAAAAGGGTACCTCTCTGGAGTTCGTACAAACGAATATCCCAGATGAGGATTATGAAGATTTTACGGCTGGTTTGAACGAATACTACATTGGAGGATTGCAAGATTTCTTCGAAGAAGAGTAA
- a CDS encoding acyl-CoA dehydrogenase family protein, with protein MNKSGKKDLYEAPDYYLLDELLSEEHKLIRSTVRDWVKKEISPVIEDYAQKAEFPKHLIKGLGEIGAFGPTIPVEYGGAGLDYTAYGIIMQELERGDSGIRSTASVQGSLVMYPIYAYGSEEQRRKYLPKLATGEMMGCFGLTEPDHGSNPSGMVTHIKDKGDHYLLNGAKMWISNAPFADIAVVWAKDEAGKIRGMVVERGMEGFSTPETHNKWSLRASATGELVFDNVKVPKENIFPEISGLKGPLGCLNQARYGIAWGALGAAMDCYDTALRYSKERIQFGKPIGGFQLQQKKLAEMITEITKGQLLVWRLGVLKSENRATAEQISMAKRNSVEIALDIARNARQMLGGMGITGEYSIMRHMMNLESVVTYEGTHDIHLLITGMDVTGINAFK; from the coding sequence ATGAACAAATCAGGAAAGAAAGACCTTTATGAAGCACCCGATTATTATCTGTTAGACGAATTATTGTCTGAAGAGCATAAACTGATAAGGTCAACAGTCCGGGACTGGGTGAAGAAAGAAATCAGTCCGGTGATAGAAGATTACGCACAAAAAGCTGAATTCCCTAAACACTTAATCAAGGGTCTTGGTGAAATTGGTGCCTTTGGCCCTACTATTCCAGTTGAATATGGTGGAGCAGGATTAGATTATACCGCTTATGGCATCATCATGCAGGAATTAGAGCGTGGAGATTCAGGCATTCGTTCTACGGCTTCGGTACAGGGATCTTTGGTGATGTATCCTATTTATGCTTATGGTTCTGAGGAACAGCGCCGTAAATACTTACCTAAGTTAGCCACGGGAGAAATGATGGGCTGTTTTGGTTTAACTGAGCCGGACCATGGATCAAATCCAAGCGGTATGGTCACTCATATTAAAGATAAAGGTGATCATTACTTGTTAAATGGTGCTAAAATGTGGATCTCTAATGCGCCATTTGCTGATATCGCTGTAGTTTGGGCTAAGGATGAAGCTGGAAAAATCAGAGGAATGGTAGTTGAACGTGGAATGGAGGGTTTTTCAACTCCAGAAACACACAATAAATGGAGCCTGCGTGCTTCTGCTACCGGAGAATTGGTATTTGACAATGTGAAGGTTCCCAAGGAAAATATATTCCCGGAAATCTCTGGTCTTAAGGGGCCGCTGGGCTGTTTAAATCAGGCGAGATATGGTATTGCCTGGGGAGCTTTGGGTGCAGCAATGGATTGTTATGATACGGCTTTACGTTATTCTAAAGAGCGTATTCAGTTCGGAAAACCAATTGGTGGATTTCAATTGCAACAAAAGAAGCTTGCTGAAATGATTACTGAAATCACTAAAGGTCAGTTATTAGTCTGGAGACTGGGTGTATTGAAAAGTGAGAACAGGGCAACCGCCGAACAAATTTCAATGGCGAAAAGAAACAGTGTTGAAATTGCGCTGGACATTGCCAGAAATGCAAGGCAAATGTTGGGTGGAATGGGAATTACTGGTGAATATTCAATTATGCGCCATATGATGAACCTGGAATCTGTGGTCACTTATGAAGGTACACACGATATTCATTTGCTGATTACAGGGATGGATGTAACGGGTATAAATGCTTTTAAATAA
- a CDS encoding response regulator has translation MFKKVLIAEDHESANISLRKTLVDLGIPPADYVFYCDHALTRIQKALKTHDPYDLLITDLSFEEDDQHQKISEGTALITAVRKEQPGLKVIVFSAENKQAVIAALFKDLNINGYVRKARNDAKQLKIAIDSVYKNKPYTSVDLRQNIKEKNSYELTEYDITIISLLSKGVIQKDIPIYLQENNIKPSGLSSVEKRFNLMREVLEFSNNEQLIAYCKDMGII, from the coding sequence ATGTTCAAAAAAGTATTAATAGCCGAAGACCACGAAAGTGCAAATATTTCTCTGAGAAAAACACTGGTAGATCTTGGAATACCACCTGCTGACTATGTATTTTATTGCGATCATGCATTGACACGCATACAAAAGGCGCTAAAAACCCATGATCCTTATGATTTGCTGATTACAGATCTTTCTTTCGAAGAGGATGATCAGCACCAAAAAATTTCAGAAGGTACTGCACTTATAACAGCAGTGAGAAAAGAACAGCCTGGGCTGAAAGTTATTGTTTTTTCAGCAGAAAATAAGCAAGCGGTTATTGCTGCACTTTTTAAAGATTTGAATATCAATGGATATGTACGTAAGGCGCGTAATGATGCCAAACAACTTAAAATAGCTATAGATAGTGTTTATAAGAATAAACCTTATACTTCTGTAGATTTAAGGCAAAATATCAAGGAGAAGAACTCTTATGAATTAACAGAATATGATATCACTATTATCTCCCTGCTTTCTAAAGGAGTGATTCAAAAAGATATTCCGATTTATTTGCAGGAAAATAATATTAAACCGTCTGGTTTGAGCAGTGTTGAAAAACGTTTTAACCTCATGAGAGAAGTATTGGAATTCTCCAACAATGAACAATTGATCGCTTATTGTAAAGACATGGGCATCATTTAA
- a CDS encoding NTF2 fold immunity protein, protein MNIEKYTFDSIPDAERTAEETVTEFVIVYNRWAKECHNLIVDDREKLNELTPQGSVARETLKEIYKKYCTSKNRQYHRTGTGYFFYGGTYKGGTAIESCTELYKNEVMIQTEKIKNFSPAKRYLVVKQGQVWKIDGVESLSGNGVWEFDIL, encoded by the coding sequence ATGAACATAGAAAAATATACTTTTGATAGTATACCTGATGCTGAGCGTACGGCTGAGGAAACGGTGACTGAATTTGTAATTGTTTACAATAGATGGGCTAAGGAGTGCCATAATCTAATCGTTGATGATCGGGAGAAATTGAATGAGCTAACTCCACAGGGTAGTGTTGCAAGAGAAACTTTAAAGGAGATTTATAAAAAATATTGTACTTCAAAGAATAGACAGTATCATCGGACTGGTACAGGATACTTTTTTTATGGTGGTACTTATAAAGGGGGGACAGCAATTGAAAGTTGTACGGAGCTGTATAAAAATGAAGTGATGATTCAGACGGAAAAGATTAAAAATTTTTCACCTGCTAAAAGGTATTTAGTGGTGAAGCAGGGACAGGTTTGGAAGATAGATGGGGTGGAGAGTTTAAGTGGGAACGGTGTGTGGGAGTTTGATATACTTTAG